Proteins found in one Scardovia inopinata JCM 12537 genomic segment:
- a CDS encoding NCS2 family permease: MEKFFKLKENGTTVSTEVIAGLTTFFAMAYIIALNPNVLSSAGMPWGAVFIATIISAVIGTLVMGLFANVPYALAPGVGMNAFFTFTVVKGLNFTWQEAMAMVFICGLINILITVTKLRKMIIRAIPPMLQHAISGGIGIFIAYVGLVDIGLIHFTADKTAASGANIGMASINTPTLVLFLIGLFLAIILTILKFPGKWSFLNKGAFIISMIVTTVIGIPMGVTSLSHSVNLGQSFGQLPQTFLAIFTPQGFPALFNDPARIPLVLVTIFAFSLSDIFDTIGTFIGTGRQSGIFSQEDEEAMENGTGFSSKMDKALFADATATSIGALVGTSNTTTYVESAAGIASGGRTGLTSIVVTICFLLSAVLSPVVSAVPTAATAPILVIVGCMMMSSFGEIRWDDISTAIPAFFTSIFMAFSYSISYGIAAGFITYCVAKVCKKEGKDVHPIVWGVVILFILDLALQSII, translated from the coding sequence ATGGAGAAATTTTTTAAACTCAAGGAGAACGGTACCACCGTCTCCACTGAGGTAATTGCAGGTCTGACAACCTTCTTCGCAATGGCATACATCATTGCGCTAAACCCTAACGTTTTGTCCTCAGCAGGGATGCCGTGGGGAGCTGTTTTCATTGCAACAATTATTTCGGCAGTGATCGGCACCCTAGTCATGGGTTTGTTTGCCAATGTGCCTTATGCTCTGGCACCGGGTGTTGGCATGAACGCTTTTTTCACCTTTACTGTGGTCAAAGGTCTGAATTTCACCTGGCAGGAAGCCATGGCGATGGTATTTATCTGCGGTTTGATTAATATTTTGATTACGGTGACCAAACTGCGAAAGATGATTATTCGCGCAATTCCGCCGATGCTTCAGCACGCTATTAGTGGTGGCATCGGTATTTTTATTGCTTACGTGGGCCTGGTCGATATTGGTCTGATTCATTTTACTGCTGACAAAACCGCTGCTTCCGGAGCCAACATCGGGATGGCGTCCATTAATACTCCCACTCTGGTTCTTTTCCTGATTGGCCTTTTCCTGGCTATCATTCTGACCATCCTTAAGTTCCCTGGAAAATGGAGCTTTCTGAACAAGGGAGCTTTCATTATCTCCATGATTGTTACTACCGTGATCGGCATTCCCATGGGAGTAACCAGCCTGTCTCACAGCGTCAATCTGGGGCAATCTTTCGGCCAGCTTCCCCAAACGTTCCTAGCTATTTTCACACCTCAGGGCTTTCCAGCTCTGTTCAATGATCCAGCCAGGATACCCTTGGTGCTGGTGACCATCTTCGCCTTCTCCCTATCGGATATTTTTGACACTATCGGCACTTTTATTGGAACAGGGCGACAGTCAGGCATTTTTTCCCAGGAAGACGAGGAGGCTATGGAGAATGGAACTGGATTCAGCTCCAAGATGGATAAAGCTCTCTTTGCTGATGCTACGGCAACATCCATTGGGGCTCTGGTGGGCACCTCTAACACAACCACCTATGTCGAATCCGCAGCCGGCATTGCTTCCGGCGGCCGCACTGGTCTCACTTCCATTGTGGTGACCATCTGCTTCCTCCTCAGTGCTGTCCTTTCTCCGGTGGTTTCCGCCGTTCCGACGGCAGCCACGGCTCCCATTCTTGTAATCGTTGGCTGCATGATGATGAGCTCTTTCGGCGAAATTCGTTGGGATGACATTAGCACCGCTATTCCTGCTTTCTTCACCTCTATCTTCATGGCCTTTTCCTACTCCATCTCCTATGGTATCGCCGCTGGTTTCATTACCTACTGCGTAGCAAAGGTCTGCAAAAAGGAAGGCAAGGATGTGCATCCCATTGTGTGGGGAGTTGTGATCTTGTTTATCCTGGATCTAGCGCTCCAGTCTATTATTTAA
- the pstB gene encoding phosphate ABC transporter ATP-binding protein PstB, producing MGQRMDVNHLNVYYGDFHAVDDVTMALEANKVTAFIGPSGCGKSTVLRTLNRMHETLPGAYCTGEVLLEGQNLYADTIDPVEVRRNVGMVFQRPNPFPTMSIRDNVLAGIRLNNCRISKEDADELVEWALRGANLWNEVKDRLDKPGIGLSGGQQQRLCIARAVAVHPQVLLMDEPCSALDPISTLAVEDLITQLKDEYTIVIVTHNMQQAARVSDTTAFFNTQGSGKPGHLVEMTDTATMFSSPKKKETESYISGHFG from the coding sequence ATGGGCCAAAGAATGGATGTAAACCATCTCAACGTTTATTATGGTGATTTTCACGCTGTTGATGATGTCACTATGGCTCTGGAAGCCAATAAGGTGACTGCCTTTATCGGTCCGTCAGGCTGCGGAAAATCGACAGTTTTGCGAACCTTGAATCGGATGCATGAAACTCTTCCTGGGGCATACTGCACGGGGGAAGTCTTGCTGGAAGGACAGAACCTTTACGCCGATACCATTGACCCGGTGGAAGTCAGAAGAAATGTGGGAATGGTCTTTCAAAGGCCAAATCCTTTCCCTACTATGTCCATTCGTGACAATGTTCTGGCTGGGATCCGTCTGAATAATTGTCGTATTTCCAAGGAAGATGCCGATGAACTAGTCGAATGGGCCCTGAGGGGGGCAAATTTGTGGAACGAAGTCAAAGACCGGCTGGATAAGCCGGGGATTGGCCTGTCCGGCGGCCAGCAGCAGCGCTTGTGCATTGCCCGCGCTGTAGCCGTTCATCCCCAGGTTCTGCTTATGGATGAGCCCTGCTCAGCCCTGGACCCCATTTCTACCCTGGCAGTGGAGGACCTGATCACCCAGCTTAAAGATGAGTATACTATCGTGATTGTGACTCACAATATGCAGCAGGCTGCCCGGGTCTCTGACACCACTGCCTTCTTTAATACTCAGGGATCTGGCAAACCTGGGCATTTGGTTGAAATGACCGACACGGCAACCATGTTCTCCAGCCCCAAGAAAAAGGAAACAGAAAGTTACATTTCAGGACATTTTGGCTGA
- the pstA gene encoding phosphate ABC transporter permease PstA codes for MMNKNTSSDSSDVPTPDFDKFAPSRSSLRSRKRTDVVMRILIYTAFVIALIPLISVLWTTISNGLPQFTWYFLTHNMRGVVGGLYPYGGILHATIGTIEITLAAMIISIPIGILTSVYLVEYAHSGRLAKAISFFVDVMSGIPSIVAGLFAYSMFAILAEPGTVNGLVGAVALSILMIPTVVRSSQEMLTIVPNDLREAAYALGVPRSRTIVRIVLRTALPGIISGVILAIARVIGETAPLLIASGFISSTNTNLFSGRMTTLPVYVYNEYSQGLAACPAAARALSNPCIASIRMERAWSAALALILIVLLLNALGRLIAKVFSVKGSAKS; via the coding sequence ATGATGAATAAAAATACGTCTTCAGATTCCTCTGACGTCCCAACTCCTGACTTCGATAAATTCGCTCCCAGCCGCTCCTCCTTGCGATCGCGCAAACGAACAGATGTGGTCATGCGAATTCTCATTTATACGGCTTTTGTGATTGCTCTTATCCCCCTGATTTCTGTTCTGTGGACAACTATTTCAAACGGCTTGCCCCAGTTCACCTGGTATTTCCTCACTCATAATATGCGGGGGGTCGTTGGAGGGCTCTACCCCTATGGAGGAATCCTTCATGCCACAATAGGGACTATTGAAATCACCCTGGCTGCCATGATTATCTCCATACCGATTGGAATTTTGACCTCTGTCTACCTGGTTGAATATGCCCACAGTGGCAGACTGGCAAAAGCTATTTCTTTCTTCGTTGATGTCATGAGTGGCATCCCCTCCATTGTCGCTGGTCTTTTCGCATATTCCATGTTCGCCATCCTTGCCGAGCCCGGGACTGTCAATGGCCTGGTCGGGGCTGTGGCCCTCTCTATCCTCATGATTCCTACCGTGGTACGGTCCAGCCAGGAGATGTTGACGATTGTTCCCAATGATCTGAGGGAAGCTGCATACGCTTTAGGCGTTCCGCGCTCGCGCACTATTGTGAGAATTGTTCTTAGAACTGCATTGCCAGGAATCATATCGGGGGTTATTCTGGCCATCGCCCGTGTCATTGGAGAAACCGCCCCCCTGCTTATTGCCTCTGGCTTTATCAGCTCCACCAATACCAATCTTTTCTCCGGCCGTATGACCACCCTACCTGTATATGTATACAATGAATATTCTCAGGGACTGGCTGCCTGCCCGGCTGCTGCCAGAGCCCTGTCCAACCCCTGCATTGCTTCCATCAGAATGGAGAGGGCCTGGTCCGCAGCCTTGGCACTGATCCTTATCGTTCTACTTTTGAATGCTCTGGGAAGATTGATCGCTAAAGTGTTTTCAGTCAAAGGATCAGCTAAATCATGA
- the pstC gene encoding phosphate ABC transporter permease subunit PstC — MAARLPRALQAQAQEKHDLTVSSTSKHRADKVFKGLAMGSGILILAILAAVTVFLFIQAAPIVVGRKDHIRETISGFTGGQTTNFLAFVGPLVFGTVITSALALLMAVFVAIGIALFISHYAPKRLSSILSYVVDLLAAIPSVVYGLWGALVLVPHIYPVWDLINKAVGWIPLFGPQASNPPRTVATVSLVLAVMILPIITSMARDIFIQTPVLQQEAALALGATKWEMIKLAVLPFGKSGLVSASMLGLGRALGETMAVLMILSPGRTYGINLLKASSNQTIAANIAAQFPEADSMGVSALVATGLVLFVITFLVNYIARRVTSGSVGKEGK, encoded by the coding sequence ATGGCAGCGCGTTTACCTCGTGCCCTCCAGGCTCAGGCCCAGGAAAAACATGACCTGACTGTCTCTTCGACTTCTAAGCACCGGGCTGATAAGGTTTTCAAAGGCCTGGCCATGGGATCAGGAATCCTTATCCTTGCTATTCTGGCCGCAGTAACGGTTTTTCTTTTTATCCAGGCTGCTCCCATTGTTGTGGGCAGGAAGGACCACATTAGGGAGACCATCTCAGGATTTACCGGCGGTCAGACCACAAATTTCCTGGCTTTTGTGGGTCCTTTGGTTTTCGGAACAGTCATTACCTCAGCCCTGGCCCTCCTCATGGCTGTCTTTGTAGCTATAGGAATAGCCCTTTTCATCTCACATTATGCCCCGAAAAGATTGTCCTCTATTCTCAGCTATGTGGTTGATCTGTTGGCTGCTATCCCATCTGTGGTTTACGGCCTTTGGGGTGCACTAGTTCTAGTTCCGCATATTTATCCAGTCTGGGATTTGATTAATAAGGCCGTGGGCTGGATTCCTCTCTTCGGGCCTCAGGCTTCCAATCCACCCCGAACCGTAGCTACAGTATCGTTGGTGCTTGCCGTGATGATTCTGCCTATTATTACTTCCATGGCCAGAGACATTTTTATACAGACCCCTGTTCTTCAGCAGGAAGCAGCTCTTGCTTTGGGAGCTACCAAATGGGAAATGATTAAGCTGGCTGTTTTGCCTTTTGGCAAGTCTGGTCTGGTTTCGGCCTCTATGCTTGGCCTTGGCCGGGCTTTGGGGGAGACGATGGCGGTTTTGATGATTCTCTCACCTGGGCGTACATATGGAATAAACCTTCTTAAGGCGTCCAGCAATCAGACTATCGCTGCTAACATTGCTGCCCAGTTCCCGGAGGCTGACAGCATGGGCGTTTCTGCCTTGGTCGCTACCGGCTTGGTCCTTTTTGTGATTACCTTCCTGGTGAACTATATAGCCCGTCGGGTAACGTCCGGTTCTGTTGGCAAGGAGGGGAAATGA
- a CDS encoding phosphate ABC transporter substrate-binding protein PstS: MGNNMWVRAAAICCAISLPLTLSACGDNELSPYLSQNLSEQQSALPANKPHLSGEFAGAGASSQKSAVDAWIVGFSASQPQTAISYDPSGSGAGVNTFLTGAVSWAGTDAPLSRQQLESSRSVCQGKTAFDIPVYISPIAVVYNLSAYGLNSRKNPIRLSPGTLAKIFTGSITRWNDPAIKKENPSLAAKLPDISVTPVWRSDKSGTTKVFQNYLKEAAPAAWSFEPSETWPNSVGQGAKGTSGVVLTASQAQGTIGYADAAQASNLGRAAVKVGSSYVSYSAAATSHLISKSPLSSKDKGPSRYVIDVDFATSDSASYPIALVSYAVACPVYSPARRQTADFIKQWLTYVVSPQGQKLAAENAGSVPLSPQVRKEIMKSISRISSGSSGSSGSSGLSESSKVSGSSGEAR, translated from the coding sequence ATGGGGAACAATATGTGGGTCAGGGCGGCAGCAATCTGCTGTGCTATTTCACTGCCACTGACCCTGTCAGCATGCGGAGATAATGAGCTTTCCCCTTATCTGTCCCAGAACTTGTCTGAGCAGCAATCAGCACTCCCCGCGAATAAGCCGCATCTGAGCGGGGAATTCGCCGGAGCCGGAGCCTCTTCCCAGAAAAGCGCTGTCGATGCCTGGATTGTGGGTTTTTCCGCCTCGCAACCTCAGACTGCCATTTCCTATGATCCTTCTGGTTCCGGGGCAGGGGTCAATACCTTCCTGACTGGAGCTGTATCCTGGGCAGGGACTGATGCTCCCTTAAGCAGGCAGCAGCTGGAATCATCCCGATCGGTCTGCCAAGGAAAAACCGCTTTTGACATTCCCGTCTATATTTCTCCCATAGCCGTCGTCTATAATCTGTCTGCTTATGGGCTCAATAGCAGGAAGAATCCTATCCGCCTATCACCTGGTACCCTGGCAAAAATTTTCACTGGCTCCATTACTAGGTGGAACGATCCTGCCATTAAGAAGGAGAATCCCAGTCTGGCAGCAAAATTGCCCGATATCTCCGTCACTCCCGTCTGGCGATCTGATAAATCGGGAACAACCAAGGTTTTTCAGAACTACCTCAAGGAAGCAGCCCCAGCTGCCTGGTCCTTTGAGCCTTCGGAAACCTGGCCGAATTCGGTAGGGCAGGGGGCGAAGGGAACATCAGGGGTTGTGTTGACTGCCAGTCAGGCTCAGGGAACCATAGGTTATGCGGATGCTGCCCAGGCCTCAAACCTGGGAAGAGCTGCCGTGAAGGTGGGCTCGTCCTACGTTTCTTATTCGGCAGCAGCAACTTCCCATCTGATTAGTAAGTCCCCGCTTAGTTCCAAAGATAAGGGTCCAAGCCGATATGTCATCGATGTAGACTTTGCGACCAGTGATAGCGCGTCGTACCCTATTGCCCTAGTCAGCTATGCGGTTGCCTGTCCGGTCTATTCCCCGGCCCGACGGCAGACAGCAGACTTTATCAAACAGTGGCTGACTTACGTTGTCAGTCCGCAGGGGCAGAAACTGGCAGCTGAGAATGCCGGTTCTGTTCCTCTTAGTCCGCAGGTGAGAAAAGAAATCATGAAGTCTATTTCCAGAATTTCATCAGGATCATCAGGATCATCAGGATCGTCAGGATTGTCGGAGTCGTCAAAGGTGTCAGGGTCGTCAGGGGAGGCACGATAA
- a CDS encoding glycoside hydrolase family 2 TIM barrel-domain containing protein yields the protein MTHHTSSLARPDWLTDPTVYEVNRLEPHSHHFYAPGKGPDLNPDPFAPSPCQQYLDGQWKVLVLPASQVDVEKADFAAPHYDDSVYRPITVPSCLETEGFMRPQYVNQQYPWDGRRDCTAPSVPMDLNHVALYRTTFCLNPSLTRELENSLSTSIIFHGASTAIYVWLNGTFVGYGEDSFTPSEFDISSLIKPTDNTLAVACYEFSSASWLEDQDFWRMHGLFRQVEIAVHPQGHVNNMTISTDFDQASNQGSFQASVTAQGAASLRATVCNQEGVLVWQSERTRLDQTPGPGVVTFSGTIDQAHSWSAEDPYLYTLSVQTQDSAGNLLETSIQRLGLRRFAIDPASGILALNGKRVIFKGVNRHEFDCQRGRSVTADDMIWDMHFLKRHNINAVRTSHYPNQDLWYDLCDQYGIYLIDETNIETHGTWSTPGETVVPQTNVPSSKMEWGDACCDRISSMIQRDYNHASVLMWSLGNESYAGKVFESMSRCAHSLDPIRPVHYEGVTWNRAFDHITDVESRMYAKPAEIKDYLESNPSKPYISCEYMHAMGNSLGGLKEYTDLEKYPLYQGGFIWDYIDQALTQTLPDGSKRLTYGGDWDDRPADYEFSCNGIIFADRTVSPKAAEVKELYSNIKIKLTGSGPGQIRLTINNDSLFVSTAQGGNYFTITLLADGLPVWQEKKVWDIPAGQSRTIPLSLPTDQIRIKADGPSELIYQVTYHLGQMTAWADSGYQISCGQLAHTLQKSLIKKSLTDKSDQLTSNISVATVSGRWNLGLQTTDASAGRKKTKEVLLSLAQGGIVSMTDGNDQIIARPPQILTWRPMTDNDRGCSHGFDRSVWFGAGRYATVSDIKTDVSDQSISAVYTYRLANPHHTPVTLSYQVDSTARVHLHLSYPGSAEEQTPSLPAFGLEWALPARYSNLTYYGFGDDENYQDRREGSHLGIFSTTAQQEFAPYLLPQETGNHEGVRWAQITDQQGHGLRISAGSGETRGQTFDPQAAFCLSLLPYSTLQIEDATHREDLPLHPQHTYLRTLAGQMGIGGDDSWGAPVHDRYHLAADQPLDLKISLDLL from the coding sequence ATGACCCACCACACTTCTTCTCTTGCCAGGCCGGACTGGCTGACCGACCCCACCGTCTACGAAGTTAATCGGTTGGAACCCCATTCCCATCATTTTTATGCACCAGGAAAAGGGCCCGACCTAAATCCGGATCCTTTTGCCCCTTCTCCCTGCCAGCAATACCTGGATGGACAGTGGAAAGTGTTGGTGCTGCCAGCCAGCCAAGTGGATGTGGAGAAAGCAGATTTTGCAGCACCTCACTATGACGACTCAGTCTACAGGCCGATCACCGTCCCCTCCTGCCTGGAAACAGAAGGATTTATGAGGCCCCAATACGTTAACCAGCAATACCCCTGGGATGGGAGGCGGGACTGCACAGCCCCTTCTGTTCCTATGGACCTAAATCATGTTGCCCTCTACAGAACAACTTTCTGTCTTAATCCTTCCCTGACCCGGGAGCTAGAAAACAGTTTAAGCACCAGCATCATTTTCCATGGAGCTTCCACTGCCATCTACGTCTGGTTAAACGGAACTTTCGTGGGTTACGGGGAGGATTCTTTTACTCCCAGCGAATTCGACATCAGCAGTCTTATCAAACCCACCGATAATACCCTGGCTGTTGCCTGCTACGAATTCAGTTCAGCCAGCTGGCTGGAGGACCAGGATTTCTGGCGGATGCATGGACTATTTCGGCAGGTTGAGATTGCTGTCCATCCCCAAGGTCATGTAAACAACATGACAATCAGCACCGATTTTGATCAGGCCAGCAATCAGGGAAGTTTTCAGGCCTCTGTAACCGCGCAGGGTGCAGCCAGTTTGAGAGCCACCGTCTGCAATCAGGAAGGTGTCCTGGTATGGCAATCAGAGCGAACAAGGCTGGATCAGACTCCAGGTCCTGGAGTAGTGACTTTTTCTGGCACCATTGATCAGGCTCACTCCTGGAGTGCCGAAGATCCCTATCTTTACACCCTGTCCGTGCAAACACAAGATTCAGCGGGCAACCTCCTGGAAACTAGTATTCAACGACTGGGCCTGCGCCGTTTCGCCATTGACCCTGCTTCAGGCATTTTGGCTCTCAATGGAAAACGCGTTATTTTCAAAGGAGTCAACCGACACGAATTCGACTGTCAGCGGGGACGATCAGTGACCGCCGACGATATGATCTGGGATATGCACTTCCTCAAGCGGCACAATATCAACGCTGTTCGCACCAGTCATTATCCTAATCAGGATCTCTGGTACGACCTGTGCGACCAGTATGGTATTTATCTGATTGATGAAACCAATATAGAAACACACGGGACCTGGTCTACCCCGGGCGAGACGGTTGTTCCTCAGACCAATGTTCCCAGCAGCAAAATGGAATGGGGAGATGCCTGTTGCGACCGAATCAGCTCTATGATACAGAGGGATTATAATCACGCCAGTGTGCTGATGTGGTCTTTGGGGAACGAATCTTATGCGGGGAAAGTTTTTGAATCCATGAGCAGATGTGCTCATTCGCTCGATCCAATCCGCCCTGTTCATTACGAGGGCGTTACCTGGAACCGTGCCTTTGACCACATTACCGACGTGGAAAGCCGGATGTACGCCAAACCGGCGGAAATTAAGGATTACTTGGAATCTAATCCCTCTAAGCCCTATATTTCCTGTGAATATATGCATGCTATGGGTAATTCTCTGGGAGGGTTGAAGGAGTATACCGATCTGGAAAAATATCCTCTCTATCAAGGAGGATTTATTTGGGATTACATCGACCAGGCCCTGACTCAAACCTTGCCCGACGGCAGCAAGCGACTCACATACGGAGGCGACTGGGATGACCGGCCGGCAGATTATGAGTTTTCCTGCAATGGCATTATTTTTGCTGACCGAACAGTTTCTCCCAAGGCGGCAGAGGTCAAAGAGCTCTATTCAAATATCAAGATTAAGCTGACAGGTTCCGGTCCGGGCCAAATCAGACTGACTATCAACAACGACAGCCTCTTTGTTTCCACCGCTCAGGGCGGCAATTATTTCACCATAACTCTCTTGGCAGATGGTCTGCCAGTCTGGCAGGAAAAGAAGGTTTGGGATATTCCTGCCGGCCAATCCCGCACTATTCCTCTTTCCCTGCCCACAGATCAGATCAGGATAAAAGCTGACGGTCCATCTGAGCTGATCTACCAGGTCACTTATCATCTGGGACAAATGACAGCCTGGGCAGATTCTGGCTACCAGATCAGCTGCGGTCAGCTGGCTCATACTCTACAGAAGAGTCTGATAAAGAAGAGTCTGACCGACAAATCTGACCAGCTCACGTCAAACATATCCGTTGCAACGGTGAGTGGCCGCTGGAATCTGGGACTTCAGACTACAGATGCTTCAGCAGGCAGAAAGAAGACCAAGGAAGTCCTTCTCTCCCTGGCCCAGGGGGGAATAGTATCTATGACTGACGGGAATGATCAAATTATTGCCCGCCCTCCCCAGATTCTCACCTGGCGTCCCATGACAGACAACGATCGAGGATGCAGCCACGGCTTTGACCGCAGCGTCTGGTTTGGGGCAGGCCGCTATGCAACAGTAAGTGATATAAAAACTGACGTATCTGACCAAAGCATCAGTGCTGTTTATACATATCGATTGGCTAATCCCCACCACACTCCGGTAACACTCTCCTACCAGGTTGATTCAACTGCCCGGGTGCATCTGCACCTGTCTTACCCCGGTAGCGCCGAAGAACAGACCCCCAGCCTACCCGCCTTTGGCCTAGAATGGGCTCTGCCAGCCAGATATTCTAACCTGACCTACTACGGTTTTGGAGATGACGAGAACTATCAGGATCGCAGGGAAGGAAGCCACCTAGGCATTTTCTCCACTACCGCTCAGCAAGAATTTGCACCCTACCTGCTCCCCCAAGAAACAGGGAATCATGAAGGCGTCCGCTGGGCTCAAATTACCGATCAGCAGGGGCACGGGCTCCGAATCAGTGCCGGAAGCGGGGAAACCAGGGGACAGACTTTTGACCCTCAGGCCGCCTTCTGCCTTAGCCTCCTGCCCTACAGCACCCTGCAGATTGAAGATGCTACCCATCGGGAAGACCTGCCCTTGCACCCTCAGCATACTTATCTGAGAACTCTTGCAGGGCAAATGGGAATTGGAGGCGATGATTCCTGGGGAGCCCCGGTCCATGACCGCTATCATCTGGCAGCAGATCAGCCACTGGATCTGAAAATTAGTCTGGATTTACTGTAA